The DNA window GGAGCGCCTGGCGAAACGTTTCAGCGAGGGCAAGAAGATGCCCACGGCACGCACGTTCAAGCGTTGGCTGAAAAACATCGAGAGTATGAATCATGACGAATGGCAGGTCATGGAATTGGCCGGGGAAGCCAAGGCGGCATTGATCCGCGCCAATTTGCGTCTGGTGGTCAGCGTGGCCAAGCGGTACATGGGCCGCGGTATCGCCTTTCTGGATCTGATTCAGGAAGGCAACATTGGTTTGCTGCGAGCGGTCGAGAAATTCGACCCTGCCAAAGGATATAAATTCAGCACCTACGCTACCTGGTGGATTCGCCAGGCCATCAGCCGCGCCATCGCGGATCAGGCGCGCACTATCCGCATCCCCGTGCACATGGTCGAAACCATCAACCGCATGATGCGCGTGAAGCTGCGTCTCACGCAGGACCTGGGGCGTGAGCCGACCTCCGAAGAGTTGGCCCTCGAAATGGAACTGCTCGAGCCGGAGGAGATCGAAGCCATCCGAGCGCGCGCGGAAGATGAGCCGTTGGACGCGACCCTGGCCAGGAAGTGGCACCGCGCCGCCGCCAAGGTGCGCGGCATCATCCGCATTGCCCAGGAGCCCATGTCGCTCGAACGGCCGGTCGGCGATGAGGAATCCAGCCAGTTGGGCGATTTCATCGAAGACGAGACCATGCCCGAGCCGGTGGACGCGGCGGCGCTGGGTTTGTTGAAGGAGCAGGTGCAGAGCGCCCTGTCGGTGCTCACCGAACGGGAACGCCAGGTGTTGGAGATGCGCTTCGGGTTGCGAGACGGCAAGGATTACACCCTGGAAGAAGTAGGCAAACACTTCAAGGTCACGCGCGAGCGCATCCGCCAGATCGAGGCCAAAGCGCTGCGCAAGCTGCGCCATCCGACGCGCAGCCGGCATTTGCGCGATTATCTTTCCTGAGCTATCTTTACATTGTCTCTACAAACACCAGCCCATCTGCCTGGCGGCAGGGGGCTGGTGCTTTTTGCGTCGGCTGCGGATATTCATCCGCAACCGGTAACCGGCAGATATTTATCTGCCAATACTCACTTCTCAATTGGATACCTCGTACTTGTAGATCGTGTATCCCAGGGTGTAATCTAGTCTGAGTACTGGTCGATACATATCCACCAAATACTGGCGACGGCCACAAATCCGTCAGCGGCGAAGGGTTTTCGTCCTGAGCAGAACGGGCCGTGAAGTGGTGAGTGAAATCGAAGCTTCCTTCGACTACGGGTTACGCGCCCCACGCAGTAATTGGGAATTGGTGAAGTCCCGCATCTTTTGTGATAAAATTCACATTTAGAAACGGCCGGTTTGGTATATAATTAACTAATGTAACCATCTCACACACGCCGAGGTACGGATGCCCAGTGAATATCTCCCCATCGCAATATTGGTCGTCCTCGCAACTGCTCTTGCTTTACTCGTGGTGATCCTCGGCGCGATTTTTGGCCCACACACACAAACCGAAGTAAAATCCGAACCTTACGAATCCGGCATGAATCCCATCGGCCCGGGCAGACGGCGCATGCCGGTCCATTTTTACCTGGTGGCGGTGCTTTTCATCCTCTTCGATGTAGAAATCATTTTTCTCCTGCCCTGGGCGTCCGTCCTGCGTGAGCTCGATGTTTTCGGGCTGGTCGAAATGTTTGTATT is part of the Anaerolineales bacterium genome and encodes:
- a CDS encoding NADH-quinone oxidoreductase subunit A; this encodes MPSEYLPIAILVVLATALALLVVILGAIFGPHTQTEVKSEPYESGMNPIGPGRRRMPVHFYLVAVLFILFDVEIIFLLPWASVLRELDVFGLVEMFVFIGILIVGFAYAWKKGALEWD